In Brienomyrus brachyistius isolate T26 chromosome 25, BBRACH_0.4, whole genome shotgun sequence, a single window of DNA contains:
- the hand2 gene encoding heart- and neural crest derivatives-expressed protein 2 gives MSLVGGFPHHPVVHHDGYSFAAAAAASRCHEENPYFHGWLISHPEMSPPDYSMAPAYSPEYANGAPGLEHSHYGGVPGAGAVGIGPRPVKRRPTANRKERRRTQSINSAFAELRECIPNVPADTKLSKIKTLRLATSYIAYLMDILDKDEQNGEAEAFKAEFKKTDAKEERRKKEVNEVLKSSASNSDKKTKGRTGWPQHVWALELKQ, from the exons ATGAGTTTAGTCGGAGGATTTCCTCACCATCCCGTGGTGCATCACGATGGCTACTCGTTTGCCGCGGCCGCAGCTGCCAGCCGATGCCATGAAGAAAACCCGTACTTCCACGGGTGGCTCATCAGCCATCCAGAAATGTCTCCACCCGACTACAGCATGGCACCCGCGTACAGCCCCGAATATGCAAATGGTGCTCCGGGTCTCGAACATTCGCACTACGGTGGAGTTCCGGGAGCCGGCGCCGTCGGCATCGGACCCCGTCCCGTCAAACGGAGACCCACGGCCAACCGAAAGGAGAGGCGTAGGACTCAAAGTATCAACAGCGCCTTTGCCGAACTCAGAGAGTGCATCCCCAACGTGCCAGCAGACACAAAGCTGTCAAAAATAAAGACTCTTCGGCTGGCTACCAGCTACATCGCCTACCTCATGGACATTTTAGACAAGGACGAGCAGAACGGAGAAGCCGAAGCTTTTAAAGCGGAATTCAAAAAGACGGACGCCAAAGAGGAGAGAAGAAAGAAAGAAGTG AATGAAGTTTTGAAAAGTTCTGCAAGCAACAGCGACaagaaaaccaaaggaaggacGGGCTGGCCGCAGCACGTCTGGGCTTTGGAGCTCAAACAGTGA